A section of the Helicobacter pylori genome encodes:
- a CDS encoding DNA-directed RNA polymerase subunit omega, with protein MKKERTESLVAQALKNIGNDRYMLDNLVFARVKQLNAGAKTLVNMDPKRHKLVDIAIREIAEGKIDIDRIDERN; from the coding sequence TTGAAAAAAGAGAGAACGGAGAGTTTAGTCGCTCAAGCCTTAAAAAATATTGGGAACGACCGCTACATGCTAGATAATTTAGTTTTCGCTCGTGTGAAGCAATTAAACGCCGGAGCCAAAACTTTAGTGAATATGGACCCTAAGCGTCATAAATTAGTGGATATTGCCATTAGAGAAATCGCTGAAGGGAAAATTGATATAGACAGGATAGATGAACGAAATTGA
- the pyrH gene encoding UMP kinase — protein sequence MQAKIKNKRVLVKFSGEALAGDNQFGIDIHVLDHIAKEIKSLVENAIEVGIVIGGGNIIRGVSAAQGGIIRRTSGDYMGMLATVINAVAMQEALEHIGLDTRVQSAIEIKEICESYIYRKAIRHLEKGRVVIFGAGTGNPFFTTDTAATLRAIEIGSDLIIKATKVDGIYDKDPNKFKDAKKLDTLSYNDALIGDIEVMDDTAISLAKDNKLPIVVCNMFKKGNLLQVIKHQQGVFSMVK from the coding sequence ATGCAAGCAAAAATAAAAAACAAACGGGTTTTGGTGAAATTTTCTGGGGAAGCGTTAGCTGGGGATAACCAGTTTGGGATTGACATTCATGTGTTAGATCACATCGCTAAAGAGATCAAAAGCTTAGTGGAAAACGCTATTGAAGTGGGTATTGTGATTGGTGGAGGCAATATCATTAGGGGGGTTAGTGCGGCTCAAGGGGGGATTATCAGGCGCACCAGTGGGGATTATATGGGCATGTTAGCCACCGTGATTAATGCAGTAGCCATGCAAGAAGCTTTAGAGCATATCGGCTTAGACACAAGAGTGCAAAGCGCGATTGAAATCAAAGAGATTTGTGAAAGTTACATTTACAGAAAAGCGATCAGGCATTTAGAAAAGGGTAGGGTGGTGATTTTTGGCGCAGGCACGGGAAACCCGTTTTTCACTACGGATACGGCTGCCACTTTAAGAGCGATTGAAATCGGATCGGATTTAATCATTAAAGCGACTAAAGTGGATGGCATTTACGATAAAGACCCTAACAAGTTTAAAGACGCTAAAAAATTAGACACCTTAAGCTATAACGATGCCTTGATAGGGGATATTGAAGTGATGGATGATACCGCTATTTCTTTAGCTAAAGACAATAAGCTCCCTATTGTGGTGTGTAACATGTTCAAAAAAGGGAATTTATTGCAAGTGATCAAGCACCAACAAGGCGTATTTTCTATGGTAAAATAA
- a CDS encoding MqnA/MqnD/SBP family protein, translating into MRFGKIDYLNMLPFDVFIKSYPTPCYFKQFLRLKKTYPSKLNESFLFRRIDAGFISSIAGYSFALHPHSLGIVAYKEVLSVLVVDTKKNAFDKESASSNALSQALGLKGEVLIGNKALQFYYSNPKKDFIDLAALWYEKKRLPFVFGRLCYYQNKDFYKRLSLAFKHKKTKIPYYILKEAALKTNLKRQDILNYLQKIYYTLGKKEQSGLKAFYRELLFKRIQKPKRF; encoded by the coding sequence GTGCGTTTTGGTAAAATTGATTATTTAAACATGCTCCCTTTTGACGTGTTTATTAAATCCTACCCCACCCCTTGTTATTTCAAACAATTTTTACGGCTTAAAAAAACCTACCCTTCCAAACTCAATGAGAGTTTTTTGTTCAGGCGTATTGATGCGGGGTTTATTTCTTCTATCGCTGGCTATTCATTCGCTCTCCATCCCCATTCTCTAGGCATTGTCGCTTATAAGGAAGTTTTAAGCGTGCTGGTTGTGGATACAAAAAAAAACGCTTTTGATAAAGAAAGCGCCTCTTCAAACGCCCTCTCTCAAGCGCTAGGGTTAAAGGGCGAAGTGTTAATTGGCAATAAAGCGCTGCAGTTTTACTATTCTAACCCTAAAAAAGACTTTATAGATTTAGCCGCTCTTTGGTATGAAAAAAAACGCTTGCCGTTTGTTTTTGGGCGTTTGTGTTATTACCAAAACAAGGATTTTTACAAGCGCTTGTCTTTAGCTTTCAAACATAAAAAAACAAAAATCCCTTACTACATCCTTAAAGAAGCCGCTCTAAAAACCAACTTAAAACGCCAAGACATCCTGAACTACTTGCAAAAAATTTACTACACTTTAGGCAAAAAAGAACAATCAGGCCTTAAAGCGTTCTATCGTGAATTGTTATTCAAACGCATTCAAAAACCCAAGCGCTTTTAG